A region from the Aegilops tauschii subsp. strangulata cultivar AL8/78 chromosome 5, Aet v6.0, whole genome shotgun sequence genome encodes:
- the LOC109741456 gene encoding uncharacterized protein has protein sequence MAVRAGWVVAVARGSAAAWQRVACNPETLPPDRVLALIFCGPLHLLARLAACLCVPLLAASAPFRFASPRRRRRLLLLPAPELLLAPYSPSPSSSSSSSSSSSSSDEDDDDGDHGDTEDGDGISPHVD, from the coding sequence ATGGCGGTGCGGGCGGGGTGGGTGGTGGCGGTGGcgcgggggtcggcggcggcgtggcAGCGCGTGGCGTGCAACCCGGAGACGCTCCCGCCCGACCGCGTCCTCGCGCTCATCTTCTGCGGGCCGCTCCACCTCCTCGCGCGCCTCGCCGCCTGCCTCTGCGTCCCCCTGCTCGCCGCCAGCGCCCCCTTCCGCTTcgcctcccctcgccgccgccgccggctgcTCCTGCTCCCGGCCCCCGAGCTGCTGCTAGCCCCGTActccccctccccttcctcctcctcctcctcctcctcctcctcttcatcgtCCGACGAGGATGACGACGACGGCGACCACGGCGACACTGAGGACGGGGACGGCATCAGCCCTCACGTCGATTGA
- the LOC109741440 gene encoding ethylene-responsive transcription factor ERF071-like, producing MPPCRRGASGYRGVRQRPNGWYYSDIRSGDVRLALGTFETAHEAARAYDAAAWRLGRPCPQMNFQDVYTLQQALDVAPPPRLITAQDRAEHVERQRRLLIAEEDERAMAEWRWRHPEDVTDEQAY from the coding sequence ATGCCGCCGTGCCGCCGAGGAGCGTCGGGCTACCGCGGCGTCCGCCAGCGCCCCAACGGTTGGTACTACTCCGACATCCGGTCCGGCGACGTCCGGCTCGCCCTCGGCACCTTCGAGACGGCgcacgaggccgcccgcgcgtacgacgcggcggcgtggcgcctagGCAGGCCGTGCCCGCAGATGAACTTCCAGGACGTCTACACGCTCCAGCAGGCGCTGGACGTCGCCCCTCCGCCTCGTCTTATCACGGCACAAGACCGTGCGGAGCACGTTGAgcggcagcgccgcctcctcatcgCCGAGGAGGACGAGCGGGCCATGGCGGAGTGGCGCTGGCGCCACCCGGAGGACGTCACCGACGAGCAAGCCTACTAG
- the LOC109741450 gene encoding uncharacterized protein produces MGWPRCALALWAAAAMVAMLAAAVGESDAGQLERAFQIVEPDYGHTKLRLSKQGLEAIQRIKTPIAAVSVIGPYRSGKSFLLNQLLSLSCDKGFGVGHMRETKTKGIWIWGTPVEVDVDGSKVSVLYLDTEGFESIGKSNVYDDRIFALAAVLSSLLVYNLPETIREADISRLSFAVELAEEFYGRVKGQDVAFEPAKLLWLIQRDFLEGKSVQQMVDEALQRVPNSNGDKYIDEVNQIRDSLAIMGDNSTAFSLPQPHLQRTKLCDLEDQELEPLYVQRRDELKQLVASMIKPKIVQGRTLNGKEFVSFLGQILEALNKGEIPSTGSLVEVFNKGILERCLKVYTERMEIVGLPVSVDKLQLVHGLAEDEARKLFDKQHFGKHYAAQSFLNLDEEIKKVLRSYGLANEYQSSKLCEAKFSECEEKMDHLQALKLPSMAKFNAGFLRCNQSFEMECVGPAKGSYEHRMSKMLARSRALFIREYNNKLFNWLVIFSLTMVVIGRFVVKLLLLEAAAWVMFIFLETYTRLFWSSESLYYNPVWHAIVSSWEAIVYSPVLDLDRWAIPIVVMMSFLAVYWRCIGARGRIGRSVLPLYNGSFRSSSGRPRTD; encoded by the exons ATGGGGTGGCCGAGGTGCGCTCTCGCACTATGGGCGGCGGCCGCGATGGTGGCTATGCTTGCCGCGGCGGTAGGGGAATCCGATGCGGGTCAGCTGGAGCGAGC GTTTCAGATTGTGGAGCCGGATTATGGCCACACCAAACTCCGTCTTTCTAAACAAGGCCTGGAGGCAATCCAAAGGATCAAGACTCCAATAGCTGCTGTTTCT GTCATTGGTCCATATCGATCAGGAAAATCTTTCCTTCTCAACCAGCTTCTCTCCTTATCATGTGATAAAG GTTTTGGAGTTGGACACATGCGAGAAACCAAAACCAAAG GTATATGGATTTGGGGCACTCCCGTTGAGGTCGATGTCGACGGCTCCAAAGTGTCTGTCCTTTACCTGGACACTGAAGGATTTGAGAGCATTGGAAAATCCAATGTATATGATGATAG GATATTTGCTCTGGCAGCTGTCCTGAGTTCTCTTCTTGTCTACAATCTCCCTGAAACG ATTCGTGAAGCTGACATATCCAGACTCTCATTCGCTGTTGAACTTGCTGAAGAATTCTACGGAAG GGTGAAG GGCCAAGATGTTGCTTTTGAGCCAGCAAAACTTCTGTGGCTGATACAGAGGGATTTCCTTG AAGGAAAATCTGTACAACAGATGGTTGACGAAGCTCTCCAACGGGTGCCTAACAGCAATG GAGACAAATATATTGACGAG GTCAACCAAATCAGAGACTCGTTGGCAATTATGGGTGATAACAGTACTGCTTTTAGCTTGCCCCAG CCTCATCTCCAAAGAACAAAGTTATGTGATCTGGAGGACCAGGAACTTGAACCGTTGTATGTACAAAGGAGGGATGAACTGAAGCAATTGGTTGCATCCATGATAAAACCAAAAATTGTGCAGGGTAGAACTTTAAATGGAAAGGAGTTTGTATCCTTCTTAGGGCAG ATACTTGAAGCTTTGAATAAAGGCGAAATTCCATCGACAGGGTCGCTTGTTGAAGTTTTCAATAAGGGCATCCTTGAACGTTGCTTGAAGGTGTATACTGAAAGAATGGAAATAGTGGGTCTACCGGTATCAGTTGATAAACTTCAGCTAGTTCATGGGTTGGCAGAAGATGAAGCTAGAAAGCTTTTTGACAAGCAACATTTTGGTAAACATTATGCTGCTCAGTCCTTCCTCAATCTTGATGAAGAAATAAAAAAG GTGTTGAGAAGCTATGGATTAGCCAATGAGTATCAGTCATCAAAGCTGTGTGAAGCAAAGTTCTCAGAGTGTGAAGAAAAAATGGATCACCTTCAAGCCTTGAAGCTTCCTTCCATGGCAAAATTCAATGCAGGATTTCTCCGCTGCAATCAAAGTTTCGAAATGGAGTGTGTGGGGCCTGCCAAGGGTAGCTATGAGCATCGAATGTCAAAG ATGCTCGCAAGGTCCCGTGCTCTGTTCATCAGGGAGTACAACAACAAACTCTTCAACTGGCTGGTGATCTTCTCCCTAACCATGGTGGTGATCGGGCGGTTCGTCGTAAAGCTTCTTCTACTTGAAGCCGCTGCATGGGTGATGTTCATCTTCCTGGAGACGTACACGAGGTTGTTCTGGTCATCGGAATCGCTCTACTACAACCCCGTGTGGCATGCCATCGTCTCTTCGTGGGAGGCCATTGTGTACAGCCCTGTTCTTGATCTTGACAG ATGGGCAATCCCAATTGTTGTCATGATGTCTTTCTTAGCTGTTTATTGGCGTTGCATCGGCGCAAGGGGAAGGATCGGTCGGTCGGTGTTACCCCTGTACAATGGGTCTTTCAGAAGCAGCTCCGGTCGGCCGAGGACAGATTAA
- the LOC120964137 gene encoding protein FAR-RED IMPAIRED RESPONSE 1-like yields the protein MELRKKLKEHYKIKIHYKRVYMGKLLALKQLYGDWDSSFNNLYRFKAQVESCCPNSIVQIDHHTINGKIRFRRIFVALKPCIDGFLSGYRPYLAVDSTFMTGGFKGQLASATAVDGHNWMYPVCFGIFDSETNENWIWFMQLLRQAIGSPTGLAICTDAGQAMMTGVKEVFPEAEHRECMFHLVSNFKKKFTGKVFDDHLWAAAYSWNPYIFDKNWAAMEAVKPAATAYIRKWHNRLWSRSQFSTICKVDYVTNNLAECFNNWIKHHKSLNLDDFLDKARQLIMIFWNDRRKVAKKLDGLILPHIMKKLNALTREFNLEVVECSEEVAEVVALGGSGFRFVVNLQDRTCSCRQWQVCGLPCKHALAFITSLSDAHIKNYVDLYYSTEKFRAAYSNLIPAMPDKSQWPESDHGFFMHPPLLKATAGRPKTERYKGCSDKKRKKGKHLCPICKEYGHHWHNCKKGNPDDIAAMLAIREPPKKRAKTSKTAQSIVPCEDGVPTRMLFPPPSQSLETTTKKKRKRDNTESGGSKRSKTGSIEKAKTKKKVAKKIPVPLDSPAMGTRSRKFNPPSPAMSTRSKRRLSL from the exons ATGGAATTGCGAAAAAAGCTGAAAGAACACTACAAGATCAAAATCCACTACAAGAGAGTCTATATGGGTAAGCTGCTAGCCTTGAAGCAACTATACGGTGATTGGGATAGTAGTTTTAACAACTTGTATAGGTTTAAAGCACAAGTTGAAAGTTGCTGCCCTAATAGCATAGTGCAGATCGACCATCATACCATAAATGGTAAAATAAGGTTTAGAAGAATTTTTGTTGCTCTCAAACCTTGCATAGATGGATTTCTTAGTGGCTACAGGCCATATTTGGCTGTGGACAGCACCTTTATGACAGGCGGATTCAAGGGGCAATTGGCTAGTGCTACTGCAGTGGATGGCCATAATTGGATGTATCCAGTTTGTTTTGGAATTTTTGACTCTGAAACAAATGAAAATTGGATCTGGTTCATGCAATTGCTAAGACAGGCCATAGGATCACCAACAGGTTTAGCCATATGCACTGATGCTGGCCAAGCAATGATGACAGGGGTAAAAGAAGTGTTCCCGGAGGCAGAACATAGAGAATGTATGTTCCACTTGGTGAGCAACTTCAAGAAGAAGTTTACTGGAAAAGTCTTTGATGACCACCTATGGGCAGCTGCTTACTCATGGAACCCATATATATTTGACAAGAATTGGGCTGCAATGGAGGCAGTAAAGCCAGCCGCAACAGCATATATTAGGAAGTGGCACAATAGGTTGTGGTCTAGGAGTCAGTTCTCGACCATATGCAAGGTGGACTATGTAACCAACAACTTGGCGGAGTGCTTtaacaattggatcaagcacCACAAGTCATTGAACTTGGACGATTTCTTGGACAAGGCGAGGCAGCTGATTATGATCTTCTGGAATGATAGGAGAAAAGTAGCAAAGAAGTTAGATGGGTTGATTCTACCCCACATAATGAAGAAGTTAAACGCATTGACTAGAGAATTCAACTTGGAGGTGGTAGAATGCTCAGAAGAAGTGGCTGAAGTGGTTGCATTAGGAGGCAGCGGTTTTAGGTTTGTCGTTAACTTGCAAGATCGAACATGTTCATGTCGACAATGGCAAGTTTGTGGTCTTCCTTGCAAACATGCTCTTGCATTCATCACATCACTTAGCGATGCTCACATAAAGAATTACGTTGATTTGTATTATTCCACTGAAAAATTCAGAGCAGCCTATTCCAACCTGATCCCTGCTATGCCTGACAAGAGCCAATGGCCTGAATCTGACCATGGATTTTTCATGCATCCACCACTACTTAAAGCTACAGCTGGCAGGCCTAAAACTGAGAGATATAAAGGTTGTAGTgacaagaaaagaaaaaagggCAAGCACTTATGTCCAATTTGTAAGGAATATGGGCATCATTGGCACAACTGTAAGAAGGGTAACCCTGATGACATTGCTGCAATGTTGGCTATTAG AGAACCACCAAAGAAGAGGGCAAAGACTAGCAAAACAGCCCAGTCCATTGTGCCTTGCGAGGATGGAGTACCAACAAGGATGCTTTTTCCACCACCAAG CCAAAGCTTGGAAACTACAACTAAGAAAAAGAGAAAACGTGACAACACTGAATCTGGAGGTTCAAAGAG ATCAAAAACTGGCTCCATTGAGAAGGCCAAGACGAAAAAGAAGGTTGCTAAGAAGATTCCGGTGCCACTTGACAGCCCAGCAATGGGCACAAGGAGCAGAAAGTTTAATCCTCCTAGCCCTGCTATGAGCACAAGAAGTAAAAGAAGGCTCAGCTTGTAA
- the LOC109741448 gene encoding protein neprosin: protein MAAARVVACLLAAVMCLSCEAARSPEARMHRHLKRLNKPAVKSIESPDGDIIDCVHISHQPAFDHPFLKNHTIQMRPSYHPEGLYDESKANVASSGDGERPMVQLWHRNGRCAPGTVPVRRTKKDDLMRATSMRRYGRKHKPTVANPMSVDLAMLNEGGHQHAISYVQGEKYYGAKATINVWEPKIEQPNEFSLSQLWILGGSFGEDLNSIEAGWQVSPDLYGDNNTRLFTYWTSDAYQATGCYNILCSGFVQINNEVAMGASIFPISGYSGSQYDISILIWKDPKEGHWWMQFGKEYVLGYWPSFLFSYLADSASMIEWGGEVVNSQAEGVHTSTQMGSGHFPEEGFGKASYFKNIQVVDSTNNLKAPHGMGTFTEQSNCYDVQNGNNADWGSYFYYGGPGRSANCQ from the exons ATGGCCGCTGCGCGCGTCGTCGCGTGCCTGCTGGCGGCGGTGATGTGCCTCTCCTGCGAGGCAGCGAGGTCGCCGGAGGCCAGGATGCACCGCCACCTCAAGCGCCTCAACAAGCCGGCCGTCAAGAGCATCGAG AGCCCAGACGGGGACATCATAGACTGCGTGCACATCTCGCACCAGCCGGCCTTCGACCACCCGTTCCTCAAGAACCACACCATCCAG ATGAGGCCGAGCTATCACCCGGAGGGCCTGTACGACGAGTCCAAGGCCAATGTGGCCTCCTCCGGCGACGGCGAGCGGCCGATGGTTCAGCTCTGGCACCGGAACGGCAGGTGCGCACCGGGCACCGTCCCGGTCCGGAGGACCAAGAAGGACGACTTGATGCGCGCGACCTCGATGCGGCGCTACGGCAGGAAGCACAAGCCCACGGTGGCGAACCCGATGTCGGTCGATCTCGCCATGCTCAACGAGGGCGGCCATCAG CACGCGATATCATACGTTCAGGGCGAGAAGTACTACGGCGCCAAGGCGACGATCAACGTGTGGGAGCCCAAGATCGAGCAGCCCAACGAGTTCAGCCTGTCCCAGCTGTGGATCTTGGGGGGCTCCTTCGGCGAGGACCTCAACAGCATCGAGGCTGGCTGGCAG GTTAGCCCGGACCTCTATGGGGACAACAACACAAGACTGTTCACCTACTGGACT AGTGATGCGTACCAGGCAACAGGGTGCTACAACATACTGTGCTCAGGGTTCGTCCAGATCAACAACGAGGTGGCCATGGGGGCCAGCATCTTCCCCATCTCGGGCTACTCCGGCTCGCAGTACGACATCAGCATACTCATCTGGAAG GATCCGAAGGAGGGTCACTGGTGGATGCAGTTTGGCAAGGAGTACGTGCTGGGTTACTGGCCGTCGTTCCTGTTCTCGTACCTGGCGGACAGCGCGTCGATGATCGAGTGGGGCGGGGAGGTGGTGAACTCGCAGGCGGAGGGGGTGCACACGTCGACGCAGATGGGCAGCGGGCACTTCCCGGAGGAGGGGTTCGGCAAGGCGAGCTACTTCAAGAACATCCAGGTGGTGGACAGCACCAACAACCTCAAGGCGCCCCATGGGATGGGCACCTTCACGGAGCAGTCCAACTGCTACGACGTGCAGAACGGCAACAACGCCGACTGGGGCTCCTACTTCTACTACGGCGGCCCCGGCCGGAGCGCCAACTGCCAGTGA